Proteins from a single region of Streptomyces vinaceus:
- the rho gene encoding transcription termination factor Rho: MSDTTDLMGAADTTVDTSAPAAGAAPKRRRSGTGLEGMVLAELQQVASGLGIRGTARMRKSQLIEVIKEAQAGGGAPKAAAPAADAAEAKPKRRATSKARTGEAAAEAPAEKPAAQAQIEIPGQPASDDAPAGERRRRRATAPSGSPETAAPAAVQVEAKTETATTTATAPAEVKAEAATAVSAPAQEGEGRGRRDRRDRGDRAEREGGRRDRRDRGAKADDQGQGAQGQGQAGQGQGGGQGGQAQGGGRGDRQDRQQQGGRQDRQQQGRQDRQDRQGPQGNGPEDDFDDEGGRRGRRGRYRDRRGRRGRDEFAPNEPQVADDDVLIPVAGILDILDNYAFIRTSGYLPGPNDVYVSLAQVRKAGLRKGDHTTGAVRQPKDGERREKFNALVRLDSVNGMAPESGRGRPEFQKLTPLYPQDRLRLETDPGVLTTRIIDLVSPIGKGQRGLIVAPPKTGKTMIMQAIANAITTNNPECHLMVVLVDERPEEVTDMQRSVKGEVISSTFDRPAEDHTTVAELAIERAKRLVELGHDVVVLLDSITRLGRAYNLAAPASGRILSGGVDSTALYPPKRFFGAARNIEDGGSLTILATALVDTGSRMDEVIFEEFKGTGNMELKLDRKLADKRIFPAVDVDPSGTRKEEILLNSEELAIVWKLRRVLHALDSQQAIELLLDKMKQTKSNAEFLMQIAKTTPSGKNDD; the protein is encoded by the coding sequence GTGAGCGACACCACCGATCTGATGGGCGCTGCCGACACCACTGTCGACACCAGTGCCCCCGCCGCGGGCGCCGCCCCCAAGCGTCGCCGCTCCGGCACCGGCCTTGAGGGCATGGTCCTGGCCGAGCTCCAGCAGGTCGCGTCGGGCCTCGGTATCAGGGGCACCGCGCGGATGCGCAAGAGCCAGCTGATCGAGGTCATCAAGGAGGCGCAGGCGGGTGGCGGCGCCCCCAAGGCCGCGGCTCCCGCCGCGGACGCCGCCGAGGCCAAGCCGAAGCGCCGCGCCACCAGCAAGGCCCGTACGGGTGAGGCCGCCGCAGAGGCGCCCGCCGAGAAGCCTGCCGCGCAGGCGCAGATCGAGATCCCGGGCCAGCCGGCCTCCGACGACGCCCCGGCCGGCGAGCGCCGCCGCCGTCGGGCCACGGCCCCCTCCGGCAGCCCGGAGACCGCGGCCCCCGCCGCCGTGCAGGTAGAGGCCAAGACCGAGACCGCCACCACCACCGCGACCGCTCCGGCCGAGGTCAAGGCGGAGGCGGCCACCGCCGTCTCCGCTCCCGCCCAGGAGGGCGAGGGCCGCGGCCGGCGCGACCGCCGCGACCGCGGTGACCGTGCCGAGCGCGAGGGCGGCCGCCGTGACCGCCGCGACCGCGGCGCCAAGGCCGACGACCAGGGCCAGGGCGCCCAGGGTCAGGGCCAGGCCGGCCAGGGTCAGGGCGGCGGCCAGGGCGGCCAGGCCCAGGGCGGTGGCCGGGGCGACCGCCAGGACCGCCAGCAGCAGGGCGGCCGTCAGGACCGCCAGCAGCAGGGCCGTCAGGACCGCCAGGACCGCCAGGGCCCCCAGGGCAACGGTCCCGAGGACGACTTCGACGACGAGGGCGGCCGTCGCGGCCGTCGCGGACGCTACCGCGACCGCCGCGGCCGTCGTGGCCGCGACGAGTTCGCGCCGAACGAGCCGCAGGTCGCCGACGACGACGTCCTGATCCCCGTCGCGGGCATCCTGGACATCCTCGACAACTACGCGTTCATCCGGACCTCGGGCTACCTGCCCGGCCCCAACGACGTGTACGTCTCCCTCGCCCAGGTCCGCAAGGCCGGTCTGCGCAAGGGCGACCACACCACCGGTGCCGTGCGCCAGCCCAAGGACGGCGAGCGCCGCGAGAAGTTCAACGCCCTCGTGCGCCTGGACTCGGTGAACGGCATGGCGCCCGAATCCGGCCGCGGCCGCCCGGAGTTCCAGAAGCTGACCCCGCTGTACCCCCAGGACCGGCTCCGTCTGGAGACCGACCCGGGCGTGCTGACGACCCGCATCATCGACCTCGTGTCGCCGATCGGCAAGGGCCAGCGAGGCCTGATCGTGGCCCCGCCGAAGACCGGCAAGACCATGATCATGCAGGCGATCGCCAACGCGATCACCACGAACAACCCCGAGTGCCACCTGATGGTCGTCCTGGTCGACGAGCGTCCGGAAGAGGTCACCGACATGCAGCGGTCGGTCAAGGGCGAGGTCATCTCCTCGACCTTCGACCGCCCGGCCGAGGACCACACCACCGTCGCCGAACTGGCCATCGAGCGCGCCAAGCGCCTCGTCGAGCTGGGTCACGACGTGGTCGTCCTGCTGGACTCCATCACCCGTCTGGGCCGCGCGTACAACCTCGCGGCGCCCGCCTCCGGCCGCATCCTGTCCGGTGGTGTCGACTCGACCGCGCTGTACCCGCCGAAGCGCTTCTTCGGTGCCGCGCGCAACATCGAGGACGGCGGCTCGCTGACCATCCTGGCCACCGCGCTGGTCGACACCGGCTCGCGCATGGACGAGGTGATCTTCGAGGAGTTCAAGGGCACCGGCAACATGGAGCTCAAGCTCGACCGGAAGCTCGCCGACAAGCGCATCTTCCCGGCCGTCGACGTCGACCCGTCGGGCACCCGCAAGGAGGAGATCCTCCTCAACAGCGAGGAGCTCGCCATCGTCTGGAAGCTGCGCCGGGTGCTGCACGCGCTCGACTCGCAGCAGGCCATCGAGCTGCTCCTCGACAAGATGAAGCAGACGAAGTCGAACGCCGAGTTCCTGATGCAGATCGCCAAGACGACCCCGTCGGGCAAGAACGACGACTGA
- the thrB gene encoding homoserine kinase yields the protein MAGPAFRAAAVRVRVPASSANLGPGFDALGLALGLYDDVVVRVADSGLNIDIAGEGADTLPRDESHLLVRSMRTAFDLLGGQPRGLEVVCANRIPHGRGLGSSSAAICAGIVAARAVTIGGEAKLDDAALLELATEIEGHPDNVAACLLGGFTLAWMDGGSAKAIRMEPADSIVPVVFVPSKPVLTETARGLLPRNVPHVDAAVNAGRAALLVEALTRRPELLLPATEDRLHQEYRSPAMPESVALVNRLRADGIPAVISGAGPTVLALVDNGAADKVAQLAGEGWAANRLALDAAGASVLPLGNQGG from the coding sequence ATGGCCGGTCCAGCGTTCCGCGCCGCCGCCGTACGGGTGCGCGTCCCCGCCAGCAGTGCCAACCTCGGCCCGGGCTTCGACGCCCTCGGCCTGGCCCTGGGGCTCTACGACGACGTCGTCGTCCGGGTGGCCGACTCGGGTCTGAACATCGACATCGCGGGGGAGGGTGCAGACACCCTCCCGCGGGACGAGAGCCACCTGCTCGTACGCTCCATGCGCACCGCCTTCGACCTGCTGGGCGGGCAGCCGCGCGGCCTTGAGGTCGTCTGCGCCAACCGCATCCCGCACGGCCGCGGCCTCGGGTCCTCCTCCGCCGCCATCTGCGCCGGCATCGTCGCCGCCCGCGCCGTGACCATAGGCGGAGAGGCGAAGCTGGACGACGCGGCCCTGCTCGAACTCGCCACCGAGATCGAGGGGCACCCCGACAACGTCGCCGCCTGTCTCCTCGGCGGCTTCACCCTCGCCTGGATGGACGGCGGCAGCGCCAAGGCGATCCGTATGGAGCCCGCCGATTCCATCGTTCCGGTGGTCTTCGTCCCCTCCAAGCCGGTCCTGACGGAAACCGCGCGCGGTCTGCTGCCGCGCAACGTCCCCCACGTGGACGCGGCCGTCAACGCGGGCCGTGCGGCCCTGCTCGTCGAAGCCCTGACCAGGCGTCCCGAGTTGCTGCTGCCCGCCACCGAAGACAGGCTCCACCAGGAGTACCGCTCCCCGGCGATGCCGGAGAGCGTCGCTCTCGTCAACCGGCTGCGGGCGGACGGGATCCCCGCGGTCATCTCCGGCGCGGGCCCCACGGTCCTCGCGCTGGTCGACAACGGCGCGGCCGACAAGGTCGCGCAGCTCGCGGGCGAGGGGTGGGCGGCGAACCGGCTCGCCCTCGACGCCGCGGGCGCGAGCGTCCTGCCGCTGGGAAACCAGGGCGGCTAG
- the thrC gene encoding threonine synthase: MSSNRTHQWRGIIEEYRDRLPVTDTTPVVTLREGGTPLVPAQVLSERTGCEVHLKVEGANPTGSFKDRGMTMAITKAKEEGAKAVICASTGNTSASAAAYAVRAGMVSAVLVPRGKIALGKMGQALVHGAKILQVDGNFDDCLDLARALSDNYPVALVNSVNPVRIEGQKTAAFEIVDALGDAPDIHVLPVGNAGNITAYWKGFKEYKADGLASRTPRVWGFQASGSAPIVRGEIVKEPHTIATAIRIGNPASWDYALAARDESGGFIDEVTDRQILAAYRLLAAQEGVFVEPASAASVAGLLKAAELGLVDPGQKIVCTVTGNGLKDPDWAVAGAPQPVTVPVDAEAAAVRLGLV, translated from the coding sequence ATGAGCAGCAATCGCACCCACCAGTGGCGCGGCATCATCGAGGAGTACCGGGACCGCCTGCCGGTGACGGACACGACTCCCGTGGTCACACTCCGCGAGGGCGGTACGCCGCTCGTGCCCGCGCAGGTGCTCTCCGAGCGCACCGGCTGCGAGGTCCACCTCAAGGTCGAGGGCGCGAACCCCACCGGGTCCTTCAAGGACCGCGGCATGACCATGGCCATCACCAAGGCCAAGGAAGAGGGTGCCAAGGCGGTCATCTGCGCCTCGACGGGCAACACCTCGGCCTCCGCAGCCGCGTACGCGGTGCGCGCCGGGATGGTCTCCGCCGTCCTCGTGCCCCGGGGCAAGATCGCGCTCGGCAAGATGGGCCAGGCGCTGGTGCACGGCGCCAAGATCCTCCAGGTCGACGGCAACTTCGACGACTGCCTGGACCTGGCCCGCGCGCTGTCCGACAACTACCCGGTCGCGCTGGTCAATTCGGTCAACCCGGTGCGCATCGAGGGTCAGAAGACGGCCGCGTTCGAGATCGTCGACGCGCTCGGCGACGCCCCCGACATCCACGTGCTGCCCGTCGGCAACGCCGGCAACATCACCGCGTACTGGAAGGGCTTCAAGGAGTACAAGGCCGACGGCCTGGCCTCCCGTACGCCCCGCGTGTGGGGTTTCCAGGCCTCCGGCTCCGCACCGATCGTGCGCGGCGAGATCGTCAAGGAACCGCACACCATCGCCACCGCGATCCGGATCGGCAACCCGGCCTCCTGGGACTACGCGCTGGCCGCGCGCGACGAGTCGGGCGGTTTCATCGACGAGGTGACGGACCGCCAGATCCTGGCGGCCTACCGCCTGTTGGCCGCCCAGGAGGGCGTCTTCGTCGAGCCCGCCTCGGCCGCGTCCGTGGCCGGCCTGCTCAAGGCCGCCGAGCTGGGTCTGGTCGACCCCGGCCAGAAGATCGTGTGCACCGTGACCGGAAACGGCCTCAAGGACCCCGACTGGGCCGTCGCCGGCGCTCCGCAGCCGGTCACCGTCCCGGTGGACGCGGAGGCCGCGGCCGTCCGCCTCGGCCTGGTCTGA
- a CDS encoding homoserine dehydrogenase, translated as MMRTRPLKVALLGCGVVGSEVARIMTTHADDLTARIGAPVELAGVAVRRPSKVREGIDPALVTTDATALLKRGDIDVAIEVIGGIEPARTLITTAFEHGISVVSANKALLAQDGAALHAAADQHGLDLYYEAAVAGAIPLVRPMRESLAGDKINRVMGIVNGTTNFILDKMDSTGAGYQEALDEATALGYAEADPTADVEGYDAAAKAAILAGIAFHTRVRLDDVYREGMTEVSSADFASAKRMGCTIKLLAILERAADGESVTARVHPAMIPLTHPLASVREAYNAVFVEAEAAGRLMFYGPGAGGSPTASAVLGDLVAVCRNKLAEATGPGESAYTQLPVSPMGDVVTRYHISLDVADKPGVLAQVATTFAEHGVSIDTVRQQGKDGEASLVVVTHRAPDAALSGTVEALRKLDTVRGVASIMRVEGE; from the coding sequence ATGATGCGTACGCGTCCGCTGAAGGTGGCGCTGCTGGGCTGTGGAGTGGTCGGCTCAGAGGTGGCGCGCATCATGACGACGCACGCCGACGACCTCACGGCCCGCATCGGCGCGCCCGTCGAGCTCGCCGGCGTGGCCGTGCGCCGCCCCTCCAAGGTGCGCGAGGGCATCGACCCCGCGCTGGTCACCACCGATGCGACCGCCCTCCTCAAACGCGGCGACATCGACGTCGCGATCGAGGTCATCGGCGGCATCGAGCCCGCCCGCACCCTGATCACCACCGCCTTCGAGCACGGCATCTCCGTCGTCTCGGCGAACAAGGCGCTGCTCGCCCAGGACGGCGCGGCCCTGCACGCCGCGGCCGACCAGCACGGGCTGGACCTGTACTACGAGGCCGCCGTCGCCGGCGCCATCCCGCTGGTCCGCCCGATGCGCGAGTCCCTCGCCGGCGACAAGATCAACCGGGTCATGGGCATCGTCAACGGCACGACGAACTTCATCCTCGACAAGATGGACTCCACCGGCGCCGGGTACCAGGAGGCGCTCGACGAGGCCACCGCCCTCGGGTACGCCGAGGCCGACCCGACCGCCGACGTCGAGGGCTACGACGCCGCCGCCAAGGCCGCGATCCTGGCCGGCATCGCCTTCCACACCCGGGTCCGCCTCGACGACGTCTACCGCGAGGGCATGACCGAGGTCAGCTCCGCCGACTTCGCCTCCGCCAAGCGCATGGGCTGCACCATCAAGCTCCTCGCCATCCTGGAGCGCGCCGCCGACGGCGAGTCCGTCACCGCCCGCGTGCACCCGGCGATGATCCCGCTGACCCACCCGCTCGCCTCCGTACGCGAGGCGTACAACGCCGTCTTCGTCGAGGCGGAGGCCGCGGGGCGGCTCATGTTCTACGGGCCCGGCGCGGGCGGTTCTCCGACCGCCTCGGCGGTCCTGGGCGACCTCGTCGCCGTCTGCCGCAACAAGCTCGCCGAGGCAACGGGGCCCGGCGAGTCGGCGTACACCCAGCTGCCGGTCAGCCCCATGGGCGACGTCGTCACCCGGTACCACATCAGCCTCGATGTGGCCGACAAGCCGGGCGTCCTCGCCCAGGTGGCGACCACGTTCGCGGAGCACGGGGTCAGCATCGACACCGTCCGCCAGCAGGGAAAGGACGGCGAGGCCTCCCTCGTCGTCGTCACTCACCGCGCGCCCGACGCCGCCCTCTCCGGGACCGTCGAGGCACTGCGGAAGCTGGACACCGTGCGCGGTGTCGCCAGCATCATGCGTGTTGAAGGGGAGTAA
- the lysA gene encoding diaminopimelate decarboxylase, with amino-acid sequence MSRSAHPAGPRHADVLPEGHYSPPPADLNALDEKVWARTVRRDEDGVVTVGGVPVTTLAQEFGTPAYFLDEEDFRARCRAWAHAFGPDADVFYAGKAFLSKAVVKWLREEGLNLDVCSGGELATALAAGMPAERIAFHGNNKSVDEITRAVTAGVGRIVLDSFQEIARVAHIARELGVRQPVQIRVTVGVEAHTHEFIATAHEDQKFGIAVADGSAAEAVRRALGHDSLDLLGVHSHIGSQIFDMAGFEVSAKRVVRLLAAVRDEHGVELPEIDLGGGLGIAYTSSDDPREPHEIAKALHEIVARECEAAGLRAPRISVEPGRAIVGPTAFTLYEVGTIKPLEGLRTYVSVDGGMSDNIRTALYDAEYAVTLVSRVSDAEPMLVRVVGKHCESGDIVVKDAFLPADLAPGDLLAVPATGAYCRSMASNYNHALRPPVVAVRDGGARVIVRRETEEDLLRLDLG; translated from the coding sequence ATGAGCCGTTCCGCGCACCCCGCCGGGCCCCGCCACGCCGACGTCCTGCCCGAGGGCCACTACTCCCCGCCGCCCGCCGACCTCAACGCGCTCGACGAGAAGGTCTGGGCGCGGACCGTGCGGCGGGACGAGGACGGGGTGGTGACCGTGGGGGGCGTCCCCGTCACCACCCTCGCCCAGGAGTTCGGAACCCCGGCCTACTTCCTCGACGAGGAGGACTTCCGGGCGCGCTGCCGGGCCTGGGCGCACGCCTTCGGGCCCGACGCCGACGTGTTCTACGCGGGCAAGGCGTTCCTGTCCAAGGCCGTCGTGAAGTGGCTGCGGGAGGAAGGGCTCAACCTCGACGTCTGCTCCGGCGGAGAGCTGGCCACCGCCCTTGCCGCCGGCATGCCCGCCGAGCGGATCGCCTTCCACGGGAACAACAAGTCCGTCGACGAGATCACCCGGGCCGTCACCGCCGGCGTCGGCCGGATCGTGCTCGACTCCTTCCAGGAGATCGCCCGCGTCGCGCACATCGCCCGCGAGCTGGGCGTGCGCCAGCCCGTCCAGATCCGCGTGACGGTCGGCGTCGAGGCCCACACGCACGAGTTCATCGCGACCGCCCACGAGGACCAGAAGTTCGGCATCGCCGTCGCCGACGGCTCCGCCGCCGAGGCCGTACGGCGCGCCCTCGGGCACGACAGCCTCGACCTGCTCGGCGTCCACTCCCACATCGGCTCGCAGATCTTCGACATGGCCGGCTTCGAGGTCTCCGCCAAGCGCGTGGTGCGGCTGCTGGCCGCCGTACGGGACGAGCACGGCGTCGAGCTGCCCGAGATCGACCTCGGCGGCGGCCTCGGCATCGCCTACACCTCCTCCGACGACCCGCGCGAGCCCCACGAGATCGCGAAGGCCCTGCACGAGATCGTCGCCCGCGAATGCGAGGCCGCCGGTCTGCGCGCGCCCCGCATCTCCGTCGAGCCCGGCCGCGCCATCGTCGGCCCCACCGCCTTCACCCTGTACGAGGTCGGCACGATCAAGCCGCTCGAAGGGCTGCGCACGTACGTCTCCGTCGACGGCGGCATGTCCGACAACATCCGCACCGCCCTCTACGACGCCGAGTACGCCGTCACCCTCGTCTCCCGCGTCTCCGACGCCGAGCCCATGCTCGTCCGCGTCGTCGGCAAGCACTGCGAGAGCGGCGACATCGTGGTGAAGGACGCCTTCCTGCCGGCCGACCTGGCCCCGGGAGACCTCCTCGCCGTACCCGCCACCGGGGCGTACTGCCGCTCCATGGCCAGCAACTACAACCACGCCCTGCGCCCGCCCGTCGTCGCCGTGCGCGACGGAGGGGCCAGGGTGATCGTCCGGCGCGAGACGGAGGAAGATCTCCTGCGTCTCGACCTCGGATGA
- the nrtL gene encoding ArgS-related anticodon-binding protein NrtL, whose protein sequence is MTPADLSSTVARAVRRAVEDGELPAGAGVPERVVVERTRPGGVGDYATPVAFQVAKTGGSAPGHVAEVLARRLAVEPGLDRVEITGAGFLNFTLAPRGGAGLVAEVLARGARYGYADDALEAGPFCWAPTAGFRQRAVHEAVVRILRSQGGEGPQDGAAAPGVAPVARRDGDVVAAYGRDAATWAALCVPARETPQFGPALLVQDESSEFFLVRYAHARAKALGRGAARLGFHAEPGEVDAPAPGPADAPAPALLRLLAEYPLVLEAAAHRRAPERLVRFLVALADELLDFQHCVLPKGDEKPSAAHRARLALAEAAGTVLAGGLALLGIDAPDCL, encoded by the coding sequence GTGACCCCCGCCGACCTCTCCAGCACCGTCGCACGCGCCGTGCGCCGCGCCGTCGAGGACGGGGAGCTGCCCGCCGGGGCGGGCGTGCCCGAGCGGGTCGTCGTCGAGCGGACCCGGCCCGGCGGAGTGGGTGACTACGCCACCCCCGTCGCCTTCCAGGTCGCCAAGACCGGGGGAAGTGCTCCCGGCCACGTCGCTGAGGTGCTCGCTCGGCGGTTGGCCGTCGAGCCCGGGCTCGACCGCGTCGAGATCACCGGCGCCGGGTTCCTGAACTTCACCCTCGCCCCCCGCGGCGGCGCCGGTCTCGTCGCCGAAGTGCTGGCGCGCGGAGCGCGCTACGGGTACGCGGACGACGCCCTCGAAGCCGGGCCCTTCTGCTGGGCCCCCACCGCCGGGTTCCGGCAGCGCGCCGTCCACGAGGCCGTCGTACGCATCCTGCGGAGCCAGGGAGGGGAAGGGCCGCAAGACGGCGCAGCGGCGCCCGGCGTCGCCCCCGTCGCGCGCCGCGACGGGGACGTGGTCGCCGCCTACGGGCGGGACGCCGCCACCTGGGCCGCGCTCTGCGTTCCGGCCCGCGAGACCCCCCAGTTCGGGCCCGCGCTCCTGGTCCAGGACGAGTCCAGCGAGTTCTTCCTCGTGCGGTACGCCCACGCCCGCGCCAAGGCCCTGGGCCGCGGCGCCGCCCGCCTCGGCTTCCACGCCGAGCCCGGCGAGGTCGACGCCCCCGCCCCCGGACCCGCCGACGCCCCCGCCCCCGCCCTGCTGCGCCTCCTCGCCGAGTACCCCCTCGTACTGGAGGCCGCCGCGCACCGGCGGGCGCCGGAGCGGCTCGTACGGTTCCTCGTCGCCCTCGCCGACGAGCTGCTCGATTTTCAGCACTGCGTCCTGCCCAAGGGGGACGAGAAACCCTCGGCCGCCCACCGCGCCCGGCTGGCTCTTGCCGAAGCCGCCGGGACGGTGCTGGCCGGCGGCCTGGCCCTTCTCGGCATAGACGCACCTGACTGCCTGTGA
- a CDS encoding response regulator yields the protein MLVVDDNKVIRQLIKVNLELEGFEVVTANDGAECLDIVHRVCPDVITLDVVMPRLDGFGTAAQLRADPRTRHLPLAIVSACTQHEVEAGIDAGVDAFLAKPFEPAELVRVVRRLIERNDRRERKGTPAGRGRG from the coding sequence GTGCTTGTTGTCGACGACAACAAGGTCATCCGGCAGCTGATCAAGGTCAATCTCGAGCTGGAGGGCTTCGAGGTCGTGACCGCGAACGATGGTGCCGAATGCCTGGACATCGTGCACCGCGTGTGCCCCGACGTGATCACCCTTGATGTGGTCATGCCCCGCCTGGACGGGTTCGGGACCGCCGCGCAGCTGCGTGCCGATCCGCGTACGCGCCATCTGCCCCTCGCCATCGTGAGCGCCTGTACGCAGCACGAGGTGGAGGCGGGCATCGACGCCGGGGTGGACGCGTTCCTCGCCAAGCCCTTCGAGCCCGCCGAGCTCGTACGGGTCGTACGCCGGCTCATCGAGCGCAATGACCGGCGCGAGCGGAAGGGCACGCCGGCCGGGCGGGGCAGAGGGTAG
- a CDS encoding Panacea domain-containing protein: MGNAHDVAAYILTKTGPLSAMKLQKLCYYSQAWSLVWDEQPLFDDRIEAWANGPVVRALYAQHRGQFTIHNWPSGDPAQLSADQKATVDAVIDAYAKLTAQQLSDLTHSERPWIDARDGVPPTERSEAEIPPESMQSFYASLVKRNDTESV, encoded by the coding sequence ATGGGGAACGCGCACGACGTGGCGGCGTACATCCTGACGAAGACCGGTCCGCTGTCCGCGATGAAGCTGCAGAAGCTCTGCTACTACTCCCAGGCTTGGTCCCTCGTCTGGGACGAGCAGCCTCTCTTTGATGATCGCATCGAGGCTTGGGCGAATGGGCCGGTGGTACGCGCCCTGTATGCGCAGCACCGAGGTCAGTTCACGATCCATAACTGGCCCTCCGGTGATCCCGCCCAGCTCAGCGCCGACCAGAAGGCCACCGTTGACGCAGTGATCGACGCTTACGCGAAGCTCACTGCCCAGCAGCTAAGCGACCTCACACATAGTGAGCGCCCGTGGATCGACGCTCGCGACGGCGTACCGCCGACTGAGCGCAGCGAAGCAGAAATCCCGCCCGAATCGATGCAGTCCTTCTATGCGTCTCTGGTCAAACGAAACGACACAGAGAGCGTCTGA
- a CDS encoding M23 family metallopeptidase, giving the protein MTLRPTVRTPPRTTLRTTLWKRHGLLFAAGTLCVLANTDGLSPLWFTGLFLLAVGGTMRWTLTRRQRPTGDHPPVPMRIPVEGPWTAHNSPADKVPSHTHSHAQTYAIDLIHHPAEGPEAPPFTNLWPLARRPEHYPTFGQPVLAPADGVVVATAHRMRDHWTRSSLPSFAYLYLEGFVRSLGWPCHLWGNYILLDTGDNVVAGFAHLRRGSLRVRPGDHVRAGQHLADCGNSGNSSEPHLHFQLMTTADPTTAQGVPFTWHYHLGTREPRTGIPSNTTLFTA; this is encoded by the coding sequence ATGACCCTTCGGCCGACTGTCCGGACGCCGCCGCGGACGACCCTCCGGACGACCCTCTGGAAGCGCCACGGCCTCCTCTTCGCCGCCGGCACGCTCTGCGTCCTCGCCAACACCGACGGCCTGAGCCCCCTGTGGTTCACCGGCCTGTTCCTCCTCGCCGTCGGCGGCACCATGCGCTGGACCCTGACCCGCCGCCAGCGCCCGACCGGCGACCACCCCCCGGTCCCGATGCGGATCCCCGTCGAAGGCCCCTGGACCGCACACAACAGCCCCGCCGACAAGGTCCCCAGCCACACCCACAGCCACGCCCAGACCTACGCCATCGACCTGATCCACCACCCCGCCGAGGGCCCCGAGGCGCCCCCGTTCACCAACCTCTGGCCACTGGCCCGCCGCCCCGAGCACTACCCGACCTTCGGCCAACCGGTCCTGGCCCCCGCCGACGGGGTGGTCGTCGCCACCGCGCACCGCATGCGCGACCACTGGACCCGCTCCTCACTCCCGTCCTTCGCGTACCTCTACCTCGAAGGCTTCGTCCGCAGCCTCGGCTGGCCCTGCCACCTCTGGGGCAACTACATCCTTCTGGACACCGGGGACAACGTCGTCGCCGGCTTCGCCCACCTCCGCCGAGGCTCCCTGCGCGTACGCCCCGGAGACCACGTCCGAGCCGGCCAGCACCTGGCGGACTGCGGGAACTCCGGAAACTCCTCCGAACCCCACCTCCACTTCCAGCTCATGACCACCGCCGACCCCACCACCGCCCAAGGCGTCCCCTTCACTTGGCACTACCACCTCGGCACCCGCGAACCCCGAACCGGCATCCCCTCCAACACCACCCTCTTCACGGCGTGA